The sequence below is a genomic window from Cicer arietinum cultivar CDC Frontier isolate Library 1 chromosome 6, Cicar.CDCFrontier_v2.0, whole genome shotgun sequence.
GTTCTTTCTTCATTTCACACAAATATACATGCATCTATGTTCTATAGTATATTCTGTTGCCATCAGCATCAACATGATCTTTATTTAATAAAGACTTGCCAAGAATAACAACAATGCAATCTTACGACAACAACTTGAATCAACTAATCTGTTTCATAATCATTTTTCTATTCAACTAAAAATTATGTGTTCAGGTTAGCATTGATGTATTGAGAAGCAAAATTGTGTTGCTCTACATAACAGACCTACAACATATATCTGAACAAGAGCTTGTTATATTTGGACAAATGTATCAAGACTCGCGCCAAGATTCGACAAGGTTAGAGAGTCAATACGAACTCGTTTGGATTCCAATTGTCGAAAAGGGAACACTGTGGACTGAATCGAAACAGAGGTTCGAGAGGCTGCAATCAATGATGCCATGGTACTCAGTTTATGACCCTTCAGTTTTGGAGGCAGCAACAATAAGGTATATTAAGGAGGTTTGGCTTTTCAACACAAAGCATATGCTTGTGGTGTTGGATCCACAAGGGAAAGTTGTGAACCTTAATGCAATACACGTGATGTGGATTTGGGGAAGCTTGGCTTATCCTTTCTCTAGCTTAAAGGAGGAAGCACTTTGGAAAGAGGAAACATGGGGACTTGCACTTTTGGCAGATACAATTGATGAATCACTCTTTGAATGGGTTAGCCTTATGTTTTTTCATTTTGAGATTCCAATTGCATACAATTAAAATTCCTTTCAAATTTTGGTCTTATGATCATCATTGTTGGTTGCAAACTTGTTTCAGGTATCAGCAGGCAAATACATATGCTTGTATGGAGGGGACGACATTGAATGGATTAGGAAATTCACAAGCTCCGCAAAATCAATGGCAAAAACTCTGCAAATTCCTCTAGAAATAATGTATGTTGGGAAAAGCAACCCAGGGGagaaaattagaaaaatcaACAAAACCATAAATGAAGAAAAACTTAGCAACGTACTCGCCTATCCAACAATAAATTGGTTTTTCTGGGTTAGGCTAGAAAGCATGTGGCATTCCAAATTACAACAGGGCAATACAGTGGAGAATGACCAAATAATGTTAGAAATAGTGAGAATCCTAAGCTTTGATAGCAGTGATCAAGGTTGGGCTGTGATAAGTCAAGGAACTGTGAAAATGACACAGGGAAAAGGTGACTCATTTTTGAAATGTGTGGTTGAATTTGAAGAGTGGAAGGATAATGCAAAAGATAAAGGAGTTTTGGCTGCAATGGATGATTATATACAAGGAATCCAAACACCACATCATTGTAACAGGTTAATACTGCCAGGAGTTGATGGCAGAACTCCAGAGCAGATTATATGTGCGGAATGTCGTCAGCCTATGGAAAAATTCTACATGTATCGCTGCTGCAACGAGTGAATTGTTGCTATAGCATCA
It includes:
- the LOC101504285 gene encoding protein SIEVE ELEMENT OCCLUSION B-like isoform X2 → MTMVPRKMQSRAIRHIFSASDDTVMTKQISATHAPIEEHVDVRPLLNVVQDIFHRATSLIPDILQGKQTQMSASKENANQSDLSDILEISYHTINKIACEISCKCMMGGGDAHATTIGILGMLSSFSWDAKVGIALAAFASNLGEFWLVAQLNATNRLAKSVALLKHIHETLEQVDDLGPKFETVNNLLNAMFVVANCIVEFHELPSQYIDHEAPEMLTASTLIPSAVYWTIRSIVACASHILGIIGLGQGYMTSTIETWELSSLTHKLDNMNDHLQKQLTICHQHLDDNKQREAFQTLEILFETSHQDNINVLKALIRCKDDPLPLFDGSTKQRVSIDVLRSKIVLLYITDLQHISEQELVIFGQMYQDSRQDSTRLESQYELVWIPIVEKGTLWTESKQRFERLQSMMPWYSVYDPSVLEAATIRYIKEVWLFNTKHMLVVLDPQGKVVNLNAIHVMWIWGSLAYPFSSLKEEALWKEETWGLALLADTIDESLFEWVSAGKYICLYGGDDIEWIRKFTSSAKSMAKTLQIPLEIMYVGKSNPGEKIRKINKTINEEKLSNVLAYPTINWFFWVRLESMWHSKLQQGNTVENDQIMLEIVRILSFDSSDQGWAVISQGTVKMTQGKGDSFLKCVVEFEEWKDNAKDKGVLAAMDDYIQGIQTPHHCNRLILPGVDGRTPEQIICAECRQPMEKFYMYRCCNE
- the LOC101504285 gene encoding protein SIEVE ELEMENT OCCLUSION B-like isoform X1 — protein: MTMVPRKMQSRAIRHIFSASDDTVMTKQISATHAPIEEHVDVRPLLNVVQDIFHRATSLIPDILQVDGKQTQMSASKENANQSDLSDILEISYHTINKIACEISCKCMMGGGDAHATTIGILGMLSSFSWDAKVGIALAAFASNLGEFWLVAQLNATNRLAKSVALLKHIHETLEQVDDLGPKFETVNNLLNAMFVVANCIVEFHELPSQYIDHEAPEMLTASTLIPSAVYWTIRSIVACASHILGIIGLGQGYMTSTIETWELSSLTHKLDNMNDHLQKQLTICHQHLDDNKQREAFQTLEILFETSHQDNINVLKALIRCKDDPLPLFDGSTKQRVSIDVLRSKIVLLYITDLQHISEQELVIFGQMYQDSRQDSTRLESQYELVWIPIVEKGTLWTESKQRFERLQSMMPWYSVYDPSVLEAATIRYIKEVWLFNTKHMLVVLDPQGKVVNLNAIHVMWIWGSLAYPFSSLKEEALWKEETWGLALLADTIDESLFEWVSAGKYICLYGGDDIEWIRKFTSSAKSMAKTLQIPLEIMYVGKSNPGEKIRKINKTINEEKLSNVLAYPTINWFFWVRLESMWHSKLQQGNTVENDQIMLEIVRILSFDSSDQGWAVISQGTVKMTQGKGDSFLKCVVEFEEWKDNAKDKGVLAAMDDYIQGIQTPHHCNRLILPGVDGRTPEQIICAECRQPMEKFYMYRCCNE